The genomic interval aaagttaaatggattttagctataatatccacctaatagttaaatggattttagctaaaaaacacacctaataaagctctcacataaaaaataaaaatagatttctataaattggtttttaatcttcattaggattaaaaataatccttgggccttctccaaataatattttccataggttgctcaaattgggccttaattcttcatgggcttgaattcttcatggactttaatttttcatgggtttgatttcttcatggacttgatttctccatggctttgatttcttcatggacttgaattcttcatggactttaagtcttcatgggcttgaattcttcatgcctaaaaaaaataaaaataatttaatgttattaataaattatatattatatatatgtattacacatggcacatatatatattagattatattatatatatattacatgcatgcatataatgatatatatgtattatatataattttatatattattattatttactttagaacttcatttcattcatctttcaatttaaatttacatataaccataaaatatatatatattaatatctaatttaaaccatatttaagatcgaaagaagggtataattataacaaaatttttacaaaattaaccactaatcaccagGCACATTCATCACCCCTAGTTGTAGATAGTAGCAGTGGTATCCTCTTTGGATTTACTTGCTAGCTAATTAACGGAGCTCTATGCCTTGGTTTTATTTTGGATGTTTATTGGAATTCTATcaacatattaaatatttattagggTCGTGTATCTCATAATGTTTGGCTAGTACATCGTTACCTTTAAAGTTATTTCATTCTTTTcacaattttatatatgtaactaTTTTACCCTCCATAAGTTGAAGAAAGTCGACATCCCTAGAACGGTTACACTGGGGAGCTGGAATTTCTTTGTGTGCTTATGTGTGTGCAGGAATGCAGGTATTCGCAGAACGCACTATCCCTACTTTGGACAATCAGATATTGCACACTATTGCTAGTaacttgttattatttttaataatatattattttgtgttccTACTTTACTTCTATGAATGCACGCATACATGCAAAAAATGCATACACGCACACCAAGTCTATGCACTTAGCAACCCAAGTATTTGCCTCTTCCCAAAAAACGATGCTCAATTCATTAGTATAAGTGTAAgttcaaaatacaaaatctaTAATGAgctaaaaataccaaaaagataaaagaagcCTAGCCTAAAGTTGCGTTTTAGAATATCTGCCTCCGGGAAAAGAGGTAGGAACCCCCTCCATGAAATCTAAGGTTGCAAAATTGATATCTGTCAAAGCGTTGATCACTTCTGGCACATTAGTCGCAGTAGGGCATGTTGGCATTGGGGATCTTGAGGCTAGTTCTAGTATGTACGAACTCCATGGGCCAGCATGGTTGGGTAGATCACCTACCTTAACATTTAGATAATCCTTTGACACACTCGAGTTCTGATCTCCACGCTCTCGCCAATCAGGGGCATTGCATTGAATTGCTTTTATTGTGTAAATAAGCTCTGGGAAATTATCTTCAGGGAGCATCTTTTCTAGATACTCCCAGTTCAAGTAGAAGCTATATTTCACGAAGCCTATGGCGTAGCTCTCTTTCTCCGCGTGCCATGCTTAAGAGAGCTGGTACTCCTTCACCATGGCGGCATGACTTTCTTAGCTTTTCTTTCTGTCTTTTTGAGTTGAATTTGCAAATTTATGTCTTTTTGAGTTGAATTTGCAAATAATCATTCTCCTCCAAGGCACGATAATTCTCCTATATCATTAAGGCTTTGGTATCTCGGAGGGCTTTGTTGATCTTTCACTACCCCTTAAACTTGCATCTTATTTGCCTAAGTTCATCCCTAAGGGAGTTCCTATCACCCCTTATTCTCTCAATGTCTCTCTCCAGGCCCTAAACTTGGTCTCGATAACCCTGGAGATCCTTAACTTTGTGCTCTAGGCGACTCCGTTCAGCTTGAAGGTGTGGGCCTTATTCTATAAACATCTATTTTTTAGCCTTAACCATTGGCCCAAGCACTTGAAGTTGCAATTACTTATCGTTGTATCCCCTTCCAGCGAtgccaaaacaaaaatgaaatattagtagccaaattcaataaaaatgcaAGTGCCAAAAAACTCATATATTCCTATACCTTGACCAGACACTACTTTGTAGCATTCAAAACCTCCAAAATGTGCCCCATGAAATCTTGGTCATCACGAGGTAGCACCATGGAGTAAATCAACCTTGCTTTGACACCGGGCTCCTTAACCGAATCAGTGTTTAGGAGCCTCAGGCGTACTTTAAACTCATGCCCTTTCAGTTGTTGATGTCCGAAGGGCCCCATAGCAGAAAGTAAGGGCAGAGTGCCATTGATTCTGATTCCAACTCCTAGTGAGGTAGTCACTCCATTGGTTGAGGGTGTGGTAAGTTACACACAACCTTATGTTGGCTATGATATCTTTCTATTCAAGCCAGCTCCCGTTATGTCTTGGCCTCTGTCTCTACTGCTTCTTTAGCCTTGATAGCCTTTAAAGTGGCATGTGTCCCTAGGCTCAGTAGAGATGGCGACTTCAGCATATCTCCTTCCTCAAAATATTCACCAAAAGCCTGCGGAGATGGCGACAATGGTGAAAAATTCATCGGGGGAGTATCAAATAAATCATTGGGCAGAGGCTCTGTGACCTCCCCTGTCGATGGTGAAACATTAGTTAtagatttttttgtaaattagcattagtgcaagTGAGAGATTGTTAGTGTGGTATGCCTTAATGCTATATTTAGATAACGTCTAGCGGGcctgtaataaatacatttgttgtatctttgtatatattaataaaagacaagtttattttcatttataaactCTCCAGTTTACTATATAAATGAGTCACTAGATCTTCTGTTTGGGAGTCTTatttttaagtgttaagaatatgtggtGAGATTCTCTAAATGATTCATGGTCCTTAGATTAATCGGatgaggactatgattagtcaagTATAAACTAGCACAGAGTTTACTACCTTGATCAATATGACTTACTGATGGTAAGGGTGATGAGTCATATGCTATATGACATGGGGATGTCTTTAATAAACTCGTGAGTGATTGTTAGAGAACAACGCACTGAATGTGACActgatgactgaccacatggcatTGTGGATAATGGCTATGTCATCTAGTTGCGATAGTGTAATTGATCCTTAAACTTGAACTGATATGGTTATCTTGTGTATTAGTATGTAAGATTTTCTAATAGATTGAACCATTCAATTGCGAGGTGGAGAGGTGCATTTATGTGGTTGTGTATTGctagtatatggagacaggtATTCAAGGATATAATCTGTCACCCTCATTGTTATTGATAaggtgaacgtcctatgtggTTTACTATTAGTGTGACATGACAGTCCCTGGCTAAAGTAGATTGATTATAAGAAAAGTGTTTTCTGAAATGTCATCTAGTCACTTTAATAAGATCCGACACATAGTTACTAATTCTATAAGTTTATTATTCCATAACTCTCGCTTAGTCAGGACGTTAGGTGATAGAAATATTATAGCACATGGTAATCGTCAATTGTAATAAGTTCACTTGAAATAAGACTTCATTGTCTTTTATATTGTCCTGAATCATGTTAAGCGCTTCTCAAGACCTCTAGGATCATCACTgagatatggagagatttttgTGATGGGTCTAGGTGTTGATCGGTGCCAAACGGGTTTTGGTGTTGTCTATTTGCTAGCAGACATTGAACCTAGAAAATCATACACTACATAGTATTGTGTTTGGAATTAGCATTATATACTCATTGTGTCTTTgatatgtcattaagtgttaatgacaaCAGTACGTTAAATGTTATCATGCTAGAGCACTAAGAGTCGACTACCTCATGTCTCGGAGTCAACTAGCAGTGGACAAGAGTCGACTCTCAGTGCTGCCTCAACCTCCCAAATGTGGTCCATGTGGCATGAAATTAGAGAGACAGATATAGGGTGGCGATGAAGGGAAATTGGACGTGAAGAGAGGCAATTTAAATAGCATAAAGCTTCTGTTTGGCTATGCTTTTTTACGTTATACTCATATGCTTATTCTGTCATTTACTGCTTTTACTTTCATAAATTAACAATTGTGTGATTGTCATGCGtgagagacacacacacacgtgcTAGTGGTATGGAATCCTTAAGCTAGCACAGGAAGAGGTGCACGAAGTGATACTAGTTAACATGCTAGGTGTGAATAGACTAGGACCACCACGACGTAAGGTGGATCGGTCTTGATACAAAACGATTTCTGTATCCAATCTGACATCGAACTTTaggtattcatttattgtatttcatataatgaaataatgtgttgcttaaatatccaAGCTGTGTATGTTGTGTGTATTTATTGCTTACGCTGTGTATAACtgaagcatataaaatttttaattttactcgCACCATCATTCGTGAATTCCTTCATCAATGTCCCAACTAGGCAAGAGTCATTGAGTGATAAACTTAcaaattcaataactatgtgttCAATCTCTCAGCGTGATTAGATGACACCTCAAAAAACTTTTTTCTAATTAATCATATTGTCTTGGTCAAAGACTTTCCCATCATACTAACAATAGACCACATAGGACATTCACCTCAACTTAAAAATGGTAATGGATCCTATCTACAAACACATGCCTTCGTGCACCAATGATATAAgaccacataaataaatgtcTTCACATCGCAATTGAATTATTCGACATATTAGCAAATCTCACACCTATACACGAGAATTGTGTTGCTTCAAATCAAAAAATCAGTTACACAATTGCAACTCGATGATAAGATTATTATCCATTATGCCATATAATTAGTCATCAGTGTCACGTTCAATGCATTTTCTCCATCAACTACCCACGAGTTTATTATAAACATCACAAACTATGTAGTATATGACTCACCATTCTTAGCAATTAGTATTTTATTATAATCAAGGTATTAAACTACATGTcagtttataattaattaatcaaagtcttcatttgaaaaatctaaagatCAAGAACTTTTAAAAAATCCCGTTATCAAATAATCTCATCATATATTCTAAACACCTTAAGAATGAAAATCTCAAAACaggaaatttaataatttattcatacAACAAAGTAGAGAGTAatgaataatgaaaaatttgtatttattaatatatataaagatatatcaGATGTATTTACACGTTTGCTAAACGTGATCTAAATTTAGTATTAAGATACATTACTAATATAATGaacacttaaaaaatattaaaatagtaaCTTTAGAATATTTGTTAACCACTAGGTAGCAAACCAcatgattaatcgattattgAAGGTAAAATTACATGGAGTTTTATAACATTGTTAAgttaaaagaaatttctttgaTATTAGAGTAAAAAGATACATAAGCTTacacaataatttatttcagtgtattttaaaaattttaacaaataatttgataaaaatgattaaatattttttaattttatcttaattatttcatatcttgcataaaaaattattataattttatttttatataattttatcttatttattttaataaatgttacgtaaatatgataacaaaataaaataattattctattccATTTTCATTCATGTTTTTGTTACCATTCCCATATTACACATGCTTATTTCGTTTCTGAGTCGCTCATGTTCGTGGCGGCTCCTGGTACAAAAACAGCTCAACGATGGAGTGGGCGAGCAGAGCGGCGGGCGCCGTGGCGAGAGCCTCGAGCAACAACACTCTGGTGAACGTGGTGCTGGGCGGCGTGTTCGTCGCGCTTGGCGTGAGGTCGGTGAAGCAGCAAATGGACATCGAGGCTCTGGAGGCCGAAAAGGACTCGCTCTCCAAATCTAACAAGGCCATGAAGAAGGCCATGTGGGAATGGAAGCAGCAGCTCTTCGCCGAAGCCTCCTCTCCTGACACTGCCCTCGTCCCCCTCTCCAGGCTCAAACTCATCTACGGCGAATCTCCCGCCACTCTCCAATCCAGTACCCCTCTCCCCTTCTCTTTGTAGATTTCGTGTTTGTGTTAGGGTTTGGGATTTTTTTGCTTTTCGGTTGGTTTCCGGGCAATTGGGACCAAAATTATAAGCTATGTTTGAAACTCGTTCGTGGATGGGAagtgaaaggaaaagaaaatggagggTTTGAAGCCAAATTCATTTTCTGCTTGGATGGGTTTAAAGACAAATTTTAGGTTTGATTATCCACCAAAAATGCATACATATGATATAAGTTGTCCTGATTTCCTTCTGTTGTTGGTTGaacacaacaatgaatttatttgtcGGAGAATTTGTCTTCAATCTACTAAAattctaccaaaaaaaaaaaagatccagTCAGGGCCCCAGGGCATTCTCTATACAAACGCTGCAATGCTTAATTCAGCTTTATAATCTCAATTGCAGAGCTCTTGAATAAGTAGAAATGGCTTACTTGGGAGAATAGGTTCTCTATTTATAGCTAAGGTAGGCAGGAAGTTGATGCGAACACTGATCAAGATCCGGCCCAAGCCAAGGCCGAGCTGACCACGCCGGAATAGTAGTACCACAACGGTATTTTAATACTccatatgttttaggattctactttatgtttctatttgatttaggattctatttcatgtttgattagggtttatttctattagaattctagttggattttgtttacaaatattagatggatttagattaaccaaatactataaatatgcctaagatctagagtttgtaatcaagtttttctcaatcaaatttcagcaacctactTGGGTTTtcttaataaaacaatattgtttttgtgtcttcttgaaagccaacattcggccattgaagtttgctctttcaagggtttattttggtgtgttttttcacacacgcgctacacgctgcgtcaggtgatATCAGAGCGGTTTATCAACCAATCAAATGgtcaatcttgaaggtaacggtagcaactaGCCTCGTGATGGTGGTCGGGGGCTGCCCACGGTTTGAAGAGCAATCAAAGAACAAcgggaaataactcgtacaatggagcagcaattggagcgaatctacaaccaattgggcgttttacaatgagttaaggataatcggaACTGGACTAATGGCGTGAATCAAGCCGGCTATGTTAAACTGGGAAGACTAGCCATTAATCCTGTCCTTATTAATCCTaaaagaccaatgatggatgatagcgacgaTGACGATGATTTTGGTcatatgatagccaaccctagtggtaaaggggttaggaggaatgcgcaacaacacaaccattggggaaaTCATgagtataaattaaataatggattttcggtgagtttggagcttgatctcGAACATTATGTTGTCACAGCAACCTCcacgtttgcaaactcaagtTTGGTTTATgttgctaacatgacagaaattCCAAGGTTGTTGACTCATACTAGGATATTTTCCAGTCCCGAGGGCTCAGGCATTGCTTCGCTATTcaaggatggtggtgtttcttctgatcgatgtgcgactgtaaaggagatggaggccaTGGTAGTAGATTCTTTTACAGTTTATTCAggctctggcatggttgaatcgaaggtagtaggaacatattcacctttgcgattgcaaaaacaaaatgatCACAGGGGTCTCTATGTGGAaaggggtgttggatctcccaTGATAGTTAACTCAGGTAGTGCAACTGCTTTCagtattaatttgaaattagattCTGAAACTAAGAATACTGTAGTAGCTGTtgctatagctgatcaagtgcttagaccaaAGGAAGATttaagcatcaatattttaagtgatggagagactgttggtagtcatggaataagcctTTATTtgaaacagttgcaaaagaatgcttctccaggcaagaaaaatctacagaTGAATTCGGAAGCTGTTGAGAAGTTAAAATCAAAAAGGCTGATGAAAGGAGAAGGACCtatgataagatctaccagatTAGAGAAGCGTTCAAGATAGAATGTTCAACGttctcaatctaacagtaataatacaatggaggtAGAGGGCAACAAACACGgcgatggttg from Diospyros lotus cultivar Yz01 chromosome 8, ASM1463336v1, whole genome shotgun sequence carries:
- the LOC127808851 gene encoding uncharacterized protein LOC127808851 → MEWASRAAGAVARASSNNTLVNVVLGGVFVALGVRSVKQQMDIEALEAEKDSLSKSNKAMKKAMWEWKQQLFAEASSPDTALVPLSRLKLIYGESPATLQSTVDAGKGDGKSAASRILI
- the LOC127808849 gene encoding 6-phosphofructo-2-kinase/fructose-2,6-bisphosphatase-like; the encoded protein is MMDDSDDDDDFGHMIANPSGKGVRRNAQQHNHWGNHEYKLNNGFSVSLELDLEHYVVTATSTFANSSLVYVANMTEIPRLLTHTRIFSSPEGSGIASLFKDGGVSSDRCATVKEMEAMVVDSFTVYSGSGMVESKVVGTYSPLRLQKQNDHRGLYVERGVGSPMIVNSGSATAFSINLKLDSETKNTVVAVAIADQVLRPKEDLSINILSDGETVGSHGISLYLKQLQKNASPGKKNLQMNSEAVEKLKSKRLMKGEGPMIRSTRLEKRSR